The Hymenobacter chitinivorans DSM 11115 genome window below encodes:
- a CDS encoding TerC family protein has translation MNPHVQQILDNPLAAAAIVGNLVIIESLLSVDNAAVLATMVGDLPKEQRHKALRYGIIGAYVFRGICILFASYLIEFWFLKPLGGLYLVYLAYNQFKPKRSSSSDEDEEIDKEKSWLYKRTLGLFGKFWATVALIELMDLAFSIDNVFAVVAFTDNLILICLGVFIGILAMRLVAQAFVLLMAKYPFLETAAFLVIGVLGLKLMLSLFEHYLPTHPFSVFLGSHGADVGLTLITVGFFVVPLITSWLFNVPRHMTMPKIPKRKPEEKKRVG, from the coding sequence ATGAATCCACACGTCCAGCAAATTCTTGATAACCCGTTAGCCGCCGCGGCTATTGTCGGCAACCTGGTCATTATCGAGAGCCTGTTGTCGGTGGATAACGCGGCGGTACTGGCCACGATGGTCGGCGACCTGCCCAAGGAGCAGCGCCACAAAGCCCTGCGCTACGGCATCATCGGGGCCTACGTGTTTCGCGGCATCTGCATCCTGTTTGCTTCTTATCTAATTGAGTTCTGGTTTCTAAAGCCCTTGGGCGGCTTGTACCTGGTGTATTTGGCCTACAACCAGTTTAAGCCCAAACGCTCCTCGTCCTCTGATGAGGACGAGGAAATCGACAAGGAGAAAAGCTGGCTCTACAAGCGCACCTTGGGCCTGTTTGGCAAGTTTTGGGCTACCGTGGCCCTGATTGAGCTCATGGACCTGGCCTTCAGCATCGACAACGTGTTTGCCGTCGTGGCCTTCACCGACAACCTGATTCTGATTTGCCTGGGCGTGTTTATCGGCATCCTGGCTATGCGGCTCGTAGCCCAGGCCTTCGTGCTGCTCATGGCCAAGTATCCGTTTCTGGAAACGGCCGCCTTCCTCGTTATCGGGGTGCTGGGTTTGAAGCTGATGCTGTCCTTGTTTGAGCATTACCTGCCGACCCACCCGTTCAGCGTATTCCTGGGCAGCCACGGCGCCGACGTGGGCCTGACGCTTATTACCGTGGGCTTTTTCGTAGTGCCCCTCATTACCTCCTGGCTCTTCAACGTGCCCCGGCACATGACCATGCCCAAGATTCCGAAGCGCAAGCCCGAGGAGAAGAAGAGGGTGGGGTAA
- a CDS encoding T9SS type A sorting domain-containing protein — protein MALFLLALPAALRAQSWQRALALASVPGTGLTFCNTTCYDVAGNVVVAGSFGGTLTLGSFTLNSAGNRDIFVARLNPAGQWVQAVRAGGEGDDGASALLLLPSGELAVGGGINGTSVTFGSRTLSTSNGKSDAFVARLNPAGEWTQVVQAGSYGDEGISALTLDAAGQIVTAGSFDSDAVTFGSFTVTRTPSDPRASIYPDLFAARLNPAGQWTQAISCQGSFYESVTSLAAYPDGSVLVAGQYGGTFTMGNVRFTDASTPFSNIFLGRLGMDGKWSEATSLGGPNTESIGQMALDAAGNVTVVGSFRSPKLTIGGTTLVNADPANTDTGYSNTSDIFVARRNTAGQWTQAVRAGGLGNEENPRLVLGANGAVTVAGSFSSPSLALGAFTLTNAAAPDPTADIFVAQLDAAGTWVSALGAGGADKQFVNALVADGRGGGVMVGYSQGPTVTFGSTTVGSSNSFYGLVAQFNGVVSATKATAPAEVFTLVPNPAITQARLIWPQATAAPRSVQLLDGLGREVRRQLLPARATTATLDVAGLAPGLYLVRCGAAVTRLVVE, from the coding sequence TTGGCGCTATTCCTTCTGGCCCTGCCCGCGGCTCTGCGCGCCCAAAGCTGGCAGCGGGCCTTGGCCTTGGCCTCTGTCCCCGGCACTGGTCTTACCTTTTGCAACACCACTTGCTACGACGTGGCCGGCAATGTGGTCGTAGCGGGCTCCTTCGGGGGCACTCTCACGCTAGGTTCGTTTACGCTGAACAGCGCCGGTAATCGCGACATCTTTGTGGCCCGCCTCAACCCGGCGGGGCAGTGGGTGCAGGCTGTGCGGGCCGGTGGTGAGGGTGACGATGGCGCTTCGGCTCTGCTGTTACTGCCCAGCGGCGAGCTAGCAGTGGGCGGGGGGATAAACGGTACTTCCGTAACGTTTGGGTCGCGCACGCTCTCCACCAGTAACGGTAAAAGTGACGCCTTCGTGGCCCGGCTCAACCCCGCCGGGGAGTGGACCCAGGTTGTGCAGGCCGGGAGCTATGGAGACGAGGGCATAAGCGCCTTGACCCTGGATGCCGCCGGGCAAATAGTAACAGCAGGCAGTTTTGATAGTGACGCGGTTACATTCGGCTCCTTTACGGTCACTCGCACGCCAAGTGACCCCCGTGCTTCCATTTACCCGGACTTGTTTGCGGCTCGGCTAAATCCTGCTGGACAGTGGACGCAGGCCATCAGCTGCCAAGGGAGCTTTTACGAATCGGTTACTTCACTCGCTGCTTATCCCGATGGTTCCGTTTTGGTAGCGGGGCAGTACGGCGGTACCTTTACAATGGGTAACGTCCGCTTCACTGACGCATCGACGCCCTTTTCCAACATCTTCCTGGGCCGACTGGGCATGGATGGGAAGTGGTCGGAAGCAACCTCCTTGGGCGGGCCTAACACTGAATCCATTGGCCAGATGGCCCTTGACGCCGCCGGCAACGTAACCGTAGTGGGTAGCTTCAGAAGTCCTAAACTGACCATCGGAGGCACCACGCTCGTTAACGCCGACCCCGCCAATACGGACACTGGTTATTCCAACACCAGTGACATCTTCGTCGCGCGCCGAAACACCGCCGGGCAGTGGACCCAGGCAGTTCGGGCCGGTGGCCTAGGCAATGAGGAAAATCCCCGCTTAGTACTTGGTGCCAATGGCGCGGTGACAGTAGCGGGCTCCTTTAGCAGCCCGAGCCTTGCTCTGGGCGCCTTCACGCTCACCAATGCTGCTGCTCCCGATCCTACGGCCGACATATTCGTTGCCCAGCTCGATGCCGCGGGGACCTGGGTTTCGGCTTTGGGCGCGGGCGGTGCCGATAAGCAGTTTGTAAACGCGCTGGTAGCCGATGGCCGCGGCGGAGGGGTTATGGTTGGCTATTCGCAGGGCCCTACCGTTACATTTGGCTCTACTACCGTCGGCTCCAGCAATTCATTTTACGGACTAGTAGCGCAGTTCAATGGCGTGGTTTCAGCTACCAAGGCCACTGCCCCCGCGGAAGTATTCACGCTGGTTCCCAACCCGGCTATTACCCAAGCCCGCCTCATCTGGCCCCAGGCCACGGCTGCTCCGCGCTCCGTGCAGCTGCTCGACGGCCTGGGCCGGGAGGTGCGCCGCCAGTTGCTGCCCGCCCGCGCTACCACCGCTACACTCGACGTAGCCGGCCTGGCGCCGGGCCTGTACCTGGTGCGCTGCGGCGCGGCCGTTACCCGGCTAGTGGTGGAGTAA
- a CDS encoding NAD-dependent epimerase/dehydratase family protein, whose amino-acid sequence MHATPSDTILVIGAGGQLGLELTHELRQRYGASQVVAADVRGPKNAAVQESGPFELLDVLDKNRLEEVIRRYKPKQVYHLAALLSATAEKNPKFGWQLNMDGLFHVLDASVDLGVQRVYWPSSIAVFGPDTPRDNTPQLTVMNPNTVYGISKLAGEQWCEWYFRKHGLDVRSLRYPGLIGYKSLPGGGTTDYAVDIYHKAVAGQDYECFLQEDTYLPMMYMPDALKATLDLMHAPAEQIKIRSSYNLGAMSFSPKEITASIQRHLPDFRVTYQPDSRQQIADSWPASIDDSRARQDWGWQPDFDLDKMTQDMLLHLKQQLQPA is encoded by the coding sequence ATGCACGCTACTCCCAGTGATACTATCCTCGTTATCGGCGCCGGCGGCCAGCTCGGGCTCGAACTAACCCACGAGCTGCGCCAGCGCTACGGCGCCTCCCAGGTGGTGGCGGCCGACGTGCGGGGCCCCAAAAACGCCGCCGTGCAGGAAAGCGGCCCGTTTGAGCTGCTCGACGTGCTGGATAAAAACCGCCTGGAAGAAGTTATCCGCCGCTACAAGCCCAAGCAGGTCTACCACCTGGCGGCCCTGCTCTCGGCCACGGCCGAGAAGAACCCCAAGTTTGGCTGGCAGCTGAATATGGACGGCCTGTTTCACGTGCTCGACGCCAGCGTAGACCTGGGCGTGCAGCGCGTGTACTGGCCCAGCAGCATTGCCGTCTTCGGCCCCGACACGCCCCGCGACAACACGCCCCAGCTCACCGTGATGAACCCCAACACGGTGTACGGCATCAGCAAGCTGGCCGGGGAACAGTGGTGCGAGTGGTACTTCCGCAAGCACGGCCTGGACGTGCGCAGCCTGCGCTACCCCGGCCTGATTGGCTACAAGAGCCTGCCCGGCGGCGGCACTACTGATTACGCCGTGGATATCTACCACAAAGCCGTGGCCGGGCAAGACTATGAGTGCTTCCTGCAGGAAGACACATATTTGCCAATGATGTACATGCCCGACGCGCTGAAGGCCACCCTGGACCTGATGCACGCCCCAGCCGAGCAAATCAAGATTCGCAGTTCCTATAACCTGGGCGCCATGAGCTTCTCGCCCAAGGAAATTACGGCCAGTATCCAGCGCCACCTGCCCGACTTCCGAGTGACCTACCAGCCCGACTCCCGCCAGCAGATTGCCGACTCCTGGCCCGCCAGCATCGACGACAGCCGAGCCCGCCAGGACTGGGGCTGGCAGCCCGACTTCGACCTGGACAAGATGACCCAGGACATGCTGCTACACCTCAAGCAACAGTTGCAGCCAGCCTAG
- a CDS encoding patatin-like phospholipase family protein translates to MMRHLCLFLGLLSLTTAAVAQPTTVRPYRNLVMEGGGIRGIAYGGALQELEQQGVLAGIRRVGGTSAGAIQAALLAVGYSPAEIIAVVNEMPVQRLNDGRLMFFGGSTRLIKQYGWYRGDQFTKFMGELVARKTGSADLTLAQLHDLATQGKGRDLYTTGTNLTRQQVQVFSYETHPDLRVADAVRISMSIPLYFRAVLLDTQGHVVHKPAKNQAVEVLVDGGLLANYPVDLFDKPQYLPAAQAAAHQPAVNPETLGLRLDRPEQIAYDTLANGRQQLAPYVINSFGSYVGALYTVALENLNPARPADWPRTVSISTAGFNPKIKRLTAQQKQQLLDCGQAGVQQFLSRRL, encoded by the coding sequence ATGATGCGTCATTTGTGCCTGTTTTTGGGGCTGCTGAGCCTGACCACGGCCGCGGTGGCCCAACCGACCACCGTGCGCCCCTACCGCAACCTGGTGATGGAAGGTGGGGGCATCCGGGGTATTGCCTACGGCGGGGCCCTGCAGGAGCTGGAGCAGCAGGGCGTACTGGCCGGCATCCGGCGGGTGGGCGGCACCTCGGCCGGGGCCATTCAGGCCGCGTTGCTGGCCGTGGGCTACTCGCCGGCCGAGATTATTGCCGTCGTGAATGAGATGCCCGTGCAGCGCCTCAACGACGGCCGCCTGATGTTCTTCGGGGGCAGCACCCGGCTCATCAAGCAGTACGGCTGGTACCGCGGCGACCAGTTTACCAAGTTTATGGGCGAGCTGGTGGCCCGCAAAACCGGCTCGGCCGACCTGACCCTGGCTCAGCTCCACGACTTGGCAACCCAGGGCAAAGGCCGGGACCTGTACACCACCGGCACCAACCTGACCCGCCAGCAGGTGCAGGTCTTCAGCTACGAAACCCATCCTGATCTGCGCGTGGCCGACGCGGTACGCATCAGTATGAGCATCCCGCTCTACTTCCGGGCCGTGCTGCTTGATACTCAGGGCCACGTGGTGCATAAGCCCGCCAAGAACCAGGCCGTGGAAGTGCTGGTGGATGGGGGCCTGCTGGCCAACTACCCCGTGGATTTATTCGATAAGCCCCAGTACCTGCCCGCCGCCCAGGCCGCCGCCCACCAGCCGGCCGTTAACCCCGAAACCCTGGGCCTGCGCCTCGACCGGCCCGAGCAGATTGCCTACGATACCCTGGCCAACGGCCGCCAGCAGCTGGCCCCGTACGTCATCAACAGCTTCGGTAGCTACGTGGGCGCCCTCTACACCGTGGCCCTGGAAAACCTGAACCCCGCCCGCCCCGCCGACTGGCCCCGCACCGTGAGCATCAGCACGGCTGGCTTCAACCCCAAAATCAAGCGGCTCACGGCCCAGCAGAAGCAGCAGCTCCTGGACTGCGGCCAGGCCGGGGTGCAGCAGTTCCTGAGCCGCCGGCTGTAA
- the kbl gene encoding glycine C-acetyltransferase, with product MYTTLQPDLQQQLQEIKDNGLFKKERVITSAQGAEITTDEAGEVLNFCANNYLGLSSHPEVIKAAKEAIDTHGYGMSSVRFICGTQDIHKQLEAKLAEFLGTEDTILYAAAFDANGGVFEPLFNEQDAIISDALNHASIIDGVRLCKAQRYRYTHNDMADLEAQLQDAQAKGTRHRIIVTDGSFSMDGTIAQLDKICDLADKYQALVMIDECHSMGFLGKTGRGTHEYRDVLGRVDIITGTLGKALGGAMGGFTSGRKEIIEMLRQRSRPYLFSNTLAPAIVGASLRVLELLTESTQLRDQLEENTKYFREKMTAAGFDIKPGEHPIVPVMLYDARLAQEFAAKMLDKGIYVVGFYFPVVPKGQARIRVQLSAAHTRAHLDKAIQAFIEVGRELGTLKDRSAEQPEAGQVVTNTP from the coding sequence ATGTACACCACCCTCCAGCCCGATCTGCAGCAGCAGCTCCAGGAAATCAAAGACAACGGCCTCTTCAAGAAGGAGCGGGTAATTACCTCCGCCCAGGGTGCCGAAATCACGACCGACGAAGCGGGGGAGGTGCTCAACTTCTGCGCCAACAACTACCTGGGCCTCTCGTCCCACCCCGAGGTAATCAAGGCCGCCAAAGAGGCCATTGACACCCACGGCTACGGCATGTCGTCGGTGCGCTTTATCTGCGGCACCCAGGACATTCACAAGCAGCTCGAAGCCAAGCTGGCCGAGTTTCTGGGCACCGAGGACACCATTCTCTACGCCGCTGCCTTCGACGCCAACGGCGGGGTGTTCGAGCCCCTGTTCAACGAGCAGGACGCCATTATTTCGGATGCCCTGAACCACGCCAGCATCATCGACGGGGTGCGCCTGTGCAAGGCCCAGCGCTACCGCTACACCCACAACGATATGGCCGACCTGGAAGCCCAGCTCCAGGACGCCCAGGCCAAGGGCACCCGCCACCGCATCATCGTCACCGACGGCTCGTTCAGCATGGACGGCACCATTGCCCAGCTCGATAAAATCTGCGACCTGGCCGACAAGTACCAGGCCCTGGTTATGATTGACGAGTGCCACAGCATGGGCTTTCTGGGCAAGACCGGCCGCGGCACCCACGAGTACCGCGACGTGCTGGGCCGGGTCGACATCATTACCGGCACCCTGGGTAAAGCCCTGGGCGGGGCCATGGGCGGCTTCACCTCGGGCCGCAAGGAAATCATCGAGATGCTGCGCCAGCGCAGCCGCCCGTATTTGTTCTCCAACACCCTCGCGCCCGCCATTGTGGGCGCCTCGCTGCGGGTGCTGGAGCTGCTCACCGAAAGCACCCAGCTGCGCGATCAGCTCGAGGAAAACACCAAGTACTTCCGCGAGAAAATGACCGCGGCCGGCTTCGACATCAAGCCCGGGGAGCACCCCATCGTGCCCGTCATGCTCTACGACGCGCGCCTGGCCCAGGAATTTGCCGCCAAGATGCTCGACAAGGGCATCTATGTGGTGGGCTTCTACTTCCCGGTGGTGCCCAAGGGCCAGGCCCGCATCCGGGTGCAGCTCTCCGCCGCCCACACCCGCGCCCACCTCGACAAAGCCATCCAGGCCTTTATCGAAGTCGGTCGGGAACTGGGTACACTCAAGGACCGCTCGGCCGAGCAACCCGAAGCCGGCCAGGTAGTTACGAACACGCCGTAG
- the cdaA gene encoding diadenylate cyclase CdaA, whose protein sequence is MIGTFSIGFLRIGWIDVVDVLLVTVLFYQLYKLLTGSVALKIFLGLMSIYLLYLVVKAAGMELLTSILGQFMSVGVLASIILFQQEIRRFLLTIGKATAFDRMRVFPWRRDAPAERMSITPFVEAAKSLAGKNTGALIAFQMVSDLKFYADSGDLIDAAVSKRLLMSIFNKTSPLHDGAVIITNNRIKAARCILPVSENPDVPASMGLRHRAAIGLTEVTDSVVLVVSEETGQISLVRGGEVFRNLSSSDLRARLNEFLFDAAPKPASTSASAAEVAA, encoded by the coding sequence GTGATTGGCACCTTCAGCATCGGCTTCCTGCGCATTGGCTGGATAGACGTCGTGGACGTGCTGCTGGTTACGGTGCTGTTCTATCAGCTCTACAAGCTGCTGACGGGGAGTGTGGCGCTGAAGATTTTTCTGGGGCTGATGTCCATCTACTTGCTCTATCTGGTGGTGAAAGCCGCCGGCATGGAGCTGCTCACCAGCATCCTGGGGCAGTTTATGAGCGTGGGCGTGCTGGCCAGCATCATCCTGTTTCAGCAGGAAATTCGCCGCTTTTTGCTCACCATCGGCAAGGCCACGGCCTTTGATAGGATGCGAGTGTTTCCGTGGCGGCGCGACGCGCCCGCCGAGCGCATGAGCATCACGCCCTTCGTGGAAGCAGCCAAAAGCCTGGCCGGCAAAAATACCGGAGCCCTGATTGCCTTCCAGATGGTGTCGGATTTGAAGTTCTACGCCGACTCCGGCGACCTAATTGACGCCGCCGTGAGCAAGCGCCTGCTCATGTCGATTTTCAACAAGACCTCGCCGCTGCACGACGGGGCCGTGATTATCACTAATAACCGTATCAAGGCCGCCCGCTGCATCTTGCCCGTGAGCGAGAACCCCGACGTGCCCGCCTCCATGGGCCTGCGCCACCGCGCCGCCATCGGCCTCACCGAAGTCACCGACTCGGTGGTGCTGGTGGTGAGCGAGGAAACCGGGCAGATTTCGCTGGTCCGGGGCGGGGAAGTGTTCCGCAACCTGTCGTCCTCCGATTTGCGGGCCCGCCTCAACGAGTTCCTCTTCGACGCCGCCCCCAAGCCGGCCAGTACCTCGGCCTCGGCGGCGGAGGTAGCGGCGTAA
- the folP gene encoding dihydropteroate synthase — protein MLNLATPQVMGILNLTPDSFFAKSRVGGQDDLLHRAEAMLTAGASILDVGGYSSRPGAEHISEEEEKSRVLPAVEALRRAFPQAFLSIDTFRSSVACAAVAAGADLINDISGGELDTNMFATAGQLQVPYVLMHMRGTPQTMQQLTDYPDGLVLELVRYFRDKVARLRAAGVTDIILDPGFGFAKTATQNHELLAHLRELQLLGLPILAGLSRKAMVYKPLGLTPDSALSGTVAVNTIALLNGARLLRVHDVAEAVQTVRLVSRTLHPSSP, from the coding sequence GTGCTGAATCTGGCCACGCCCCAGGTCATGGGCATCCTGAATCTGACCCCGGATTCGTTCTTCGCCAAGAGCCGGGTGGGCGGGCAGGATGACCTGCTGCACCGCGCCGAAGCCATGCTCACGGCCGGGGCCAGCATTCTGGACGTGGGCGGCTACTCTTCCCGCCCCGGCGCCGAGCACATCAGCGAAGAAGAAGAGAAAAGCCGGGTGCTGCCCGCCGTGGAGGCCCTGCGCCGCGCGTTTCCCCAGGCCTTCCTGTCCATCGACACCTTTCGCAGCAGCGTGGCCTGCGCGGCCGTGGCCGCCGGGGCCGACCTCATCAACGACATCAGCGGCGGGGAGCTGGATACCAACATGTTTGCCACCGCCGGGCAGCTGCAGGTGCCCTACGTGCTGATGCACATGCGCGGCACGCCCCAAACCATGCAACAGCTCACCGACTACCCCGACGGCCTCGTGCTGGAGTTGGTGCGCTACTTCCGCGACAAAGTAGCCCGCCTGCGCGCGGCCGGCGTCACCGACATTATTCTGGACCCCGGCTTCGGCTTTGCCAAGACGGCCACCCAAAATCACGAGCTGCTGGCGCATCTGCGCGAACTGCAACTGCTGGGCTTGCCCATCCTGGCGGGCCTCTCGCGTAAGGCCATGGTGTATAAGCCCCTGGGGCTGACGCCCGACTCGGCCCTGAGCGGAACCGTGGCCGTAAATACCATTGCCCTGCTCAACGGCGCCCGGCTCTTGCGCGTACACGACGTAGCCGAAGCCGTGCAAACCGTTCGGCTCGTTTCCCGCACCCTTCACCCCTCGTCCCCGTGA
- a CDS encoding DUF1599 domain-containing protein, whose translation MSNQTQHEYDQVIGKCRRLFLAKTHDYGTAWRIMRLPSITDQIYIKAQRIRSIQEKGTQLVADGVDEEFVAIINYCVMALMQLRLPADAPLDLEPTEVEVAYNEQVEENRRLLFAKNHDYGEAWRQMRVESITDIILMKLHRTKQIEDLAGLTRVSEGVDANYRDMLNYAVFALIKLGYSA comes from the coding sequence TTGAGTAACCAAACCCAGCACGAGTACGACCAGGTGATTGGCAAATGCCGCCGCCTGTTTCTGGCCAAGACCCACGACTACGGCACCGCGTGGCGCATCATGCGCCTGCCCTCCATCACCGACCAGATCTACATCAAGGCCCAGCGCATCCGCTCCATCCAGGAGAAGGGCACCCAGCTCGTGGCCGACGGCGTGGACGAGGAGTTCGTGGCCATCATCAACTACTGCGTCATGGCCCTGATGCAGCTGCGCCTGCCCGCCGACGCGCCCCTGGACCTGGAACCGACCGAGGTAGAGGTCGCCTACAACGAGCAGGTGGAGGAAAACCGCCGCCTGCTGTTTGCCAAAAACCACGACTACGGCGAGGCCTGGCGGCAGATGCGGGTGGAAAGCATCACCGACATTATCCTGATGAAGCTGCACCGCACCAAGCAGATTGAGGACTTGGCCGGCCTGACCCGCGTCTCGGAAGGCGTGGACGCCAACTACCGCGACATGCTCAACTACGCCGTCTTCGCCCTGATTAAGCTGGGGTATAGCGCTTAG
- a CDS encoding BT_3928 family protein translates to MRLITRICWLLLGGLFIFSGLVKLNDPIGTAYKLEEYFEVFAAAVPSLAGFFLWFKDSARLLSLTLSSLEVILGVALLLRWYLRQTLWVLLVLLVFFTFLTFYSAAFNKVTDCGCFGDFIKLTPWTSFSKDVFLLVLWAVVFFNQRYLRRVFAKGMLGIMYITLASAVAIGIGVRALGHLPYFDFLPYKVGNDIGQLMKPSAAMRYKYIMERNGETQEFTEYPTDTTWKYKQMVALNPESAPKITDFKVWNDQGDYTQELLKGNKLVLIVQNTDHADRDRFELINQLIVSADSSKKKITPLIITSSSPAEFDAFRHEVNLSAPFYYADATVLKSMIRSNPGFMLLKDGVVKGKFHYHDIPSRAKLEELL, encoded by the coding sequence ATGAGACTTATTACCCGAATCTGCTGGCTGCTGCTGGGTGGCCTGTTTATCTTCTCCGGGCTGGTCAAGCTCAACGACCCTATCGGCACGGCCTACAAGCTGGAAGAATACTTTGAGGTGTTTGCGGCCGCCGTGCCCAGCCTGGCCGGCTTCTTTCTGTGGTTCAAGGACAGTGCCCGGCTGTTGTCGCTCACACTGAGTTCTTTGGAAGTGATTCTGGGCGTGGCGCTGCTCTTGCGCTGGTACCTGCGCCAAACGCTGTGGGTGCTGCTGGTGCTGCTGGTCTTCTTCACCTTCCTGACGTTCTACTCGGCGGCCTTCAACAAGGTAACGGACTGCGGCTGCTTCGGCGACTTTATCAAGCTCACACCCTGGACCTCGTTCAGCAAGGACGTGTTCCTGCTCGTGCTCTGGGCGGTGGTGTTCTTCAACCAGCGCTACCTGCGCCGGGTGTTTGCCAAGGGCATGCTGGGCATCATGTACATCACCCTGGCTTCGGCCGTGGCCATCGGCATCGGGGTGCGGGCCCTGGGCCACTTGCCCTACTTCGATTTTCTGCCCTACAAGGTCGGCAACGACATCGGGCAGCTGATGAAGCCCTCGGCGGCCATGCGCTACAAGTACATCATGGAGCGCAACGGCGAAACCCAGGAGTTTACCGAGTACCCCACCGACACGACCTGGAAGTACAAGCAGATGGTGGCCCTGAACCCGGAGTCGGCCCCGAAAATTACCGATTTTAAGGTCTGGAACGACCAGGGCGACTACACCCAGGAACTGCTCAAGGGCAATAAGCTGGTGCTCATCGTGCAGAACACCGACCACGCCGACCGGGACCGGTTTGAGCTCATCAACCAGCTCATCGTATCGGCCGACTCGTCGAAGAAGAAGATTACCCCGCTCATCATCACCAGCAGCAGCCCGGCCGAGTTCGACGCCTTCCGCCACGAAGTCAACCTCTCGGCCCCCTTCTACTACGCCGACGCGACGGTGCTCAAATCCATGATTCGCTCCAACCCCGGCTTTATGCTGCTCAAGGACGGCGTGGTGAAAGGCAAGTTCCACTACCACGACATTCCCAGCCGCGCCAAGCTGGAAGAGCTTCTTTAG
- a CDS encoding ABC transporter permease gives MLSFVLRRLLQGVLVLAGVALTVFFLFTVLPGDPVALLAGQRSDLATRAAIAADLGLDQPVPVQLVGYLNDVSPLGLHPRDSAGVAKYGGVALLPLGEKAVVLKVPYLRRSFQSNKDVLRILLDHFTGTLWLALAAMLLAAVLGIAFGILAALKPHSWLDRALITTSVLGISVPSFVAGILIAMTFGFYWSHWTGLNLTGQLYETDPFTGRHLVLRNLLLPAFALGIRPLAVITQLTRSSMLDVLSQDYIRTARAKGLSGYRVVMGHALKNALNPVITAVSGWLASLMAGAFFIEYIFNWKGLGTVTLRAVENLDFPVVMGATIFIAFLFVVVNIVVDVLYAVLDPRVKLS, from the coding sequence ATGCTTTCCTTTGTGTTGCGTCGGCTGCTGCAGGGCGTACTGGTGCTGGCCGGCGTGGCCCTGACGGTATTCTTCCTGTTTACGGTGCTGCCCGGCGACCCGGTGGCGCTGCTGGCCGGCCAACGCTCGGACCTGGCTACCCGTGCCGCCATTGCCGCCGACCTGGGCCTCGACCAGCCCGTGCCGGTGCAGCTGGTGGGCTACCTCAACGACGTGTCGCCGCTGGGCCTGCACCCGCGCGACTCGGCCGGGGTGGCCAAGTACGGTGGGGTAGCTCTGCTGCCGCTGGGGGAAAAAGCCGTGGTGCTGAAAGTACCGTATCTGCGCCGCTCGTTTCAGAGCAACAAGGACGTGCTGCGCATCCTGCTCGACCATTTCACGGGCACCTTGTGGCTGGCCCTGGCGGCCATGCTGCTGGCGGCGGTGCTGGGCATTGCCTTTGGTATCCTAGCGGCCCTCAAGCCCCACTCCTGGCTCGACCGGGCCCTGATTACGACGTCCGTGCTGGGCATTTCGGTGCCGTCCTTCGTGGCCGGCATCCTGATTGCCATGACCTTCGGCTTCTACTGGAGCCACTGGACCGGCCTGAACCTGACCGGGCAGCTCTACGAAACCGACCCCTTCACGGGCCGCCACCTGGTGCTGCGCAACCTGCTGCTGCCGGCCTTTGCGTTGGGCATCCGGCCCCTGGCCGTCATTACCCAGCTTACCCGCAGCTCCATGCTCGACGTGCTCAGCCAGGACTACATCCGCACGGCCCGGGCCAAGGGCTTGTCGGGCTACCGCGTCGTCATGGGCCATGCCCTAAAAAACGCCCTGAACCCGGTTATTACGGCCGTATCGGGCTGGCTGGCTTCGCTCATGGCGGGGGCCTTCTTCATCGAGTACATCTTCAACTGGAAAGGCCTGGGCACCGTCACGCTGCGGGCCGTCGAAAACCTGGACTTCCCGGTCGTGATGGGCGCTACTATCTTCATTGCCTTCCTCTTCGTGGTCGTCAACATCGTTGTCGACGTGCTCTACGCCGTGCTCGACCCACGGGTAAAGCTCTCTTAA
- a CDS encoding shikimate kinase: MRLYLIGMPGAGKTTLGRALATAYGLPFRDLDHEIVRREQRSIAEIFAAEGEAYFRQREAAVLREVVAELPRLVLATGGGTPCFHQNLDVLLETGYTLYLHAPLEELVRRLQRGAASRPLLAQAGSPEALEKRLRETLDAREQFYSRAPLRCTGLACTVAVVQRLLEQYRTSS; encoded by the coding sequence ATGCGTCTGTACTTGATTGGAATGCCGGGGGCGGGCAAGACGACGCTGGGCCGGGCGTTGGCTACGGCCTACGGGCTGCCGTTCCGGGACCTGGACCACGAAATCGTGCGGCGGGAGCAGCGCAGCATTGCCGAAATTTTTGCGGCCGAGGGCGAAGCCTACTTCCGGCAGCGCGAAGCCGCCGTGCTGCGTGAGGTGGTGGCCGAGCTGCCGCGGCTGGTGCTGGCCACCGGCGGCGGTACGCCCTGCTTCCACCAGAACCTGGACGTGCTACTCGAAACTGGCTACACCCTGTACCTGCACGCCCCGCTGGAAGAGCTGGTGCGGCGGCTGCAGCGCGGGGCTGCCAGCCGGCCCCTGCTGGCCCAGGCCGGTAGCCCCGAGGCCCTCGAGAAACGCCTGCGCGAAACCTTAGACGCGCGGGAACAGTTTTATAGCCGCGCGCCGCTACGCTGCACGGGTTTGGCCTGCACGGTGGCCGTGGTGCAGCGCCTGCTGGAACAGTACCGGACCAGCAGCTAA